The Leucothrix mucor DSM 2157 DNA window CGCAGGTAAAATATTCATTGCTGGCGAACCAATAAATTGCGCCACAAATAGATTCGCAGGGCGGGTATACAGCTCTAGCGGGGAGCCCACTTGCTCAATAATTCCTCGTGATAACACCACAATCCGATCAGCCAATGTCATGGCTTCCACCTGATCATGGGTTACATAAATCATGGTAGTTTCAGGCATGCTTTCTTTGAGGTTGGCAATTTCTAAACGCGTTTTTACCCGCAGCGCCGCATCAAGGTTGGATAGCGGCTCATCAAATAAAAACACTTTCGGATTACGCACAATCGCACGTCCAATAGCTACCCGCTGACGCTGCCCACCAGACAAAGCTTTCGGCAAACGATTCAAGTATTCCGTCAGCTGCAGCATCTCTGCTGAGTCACGCACACGCTTATCGATTTCCGCTTTGCTGGCTTTAGTAATCCGCAGGCTAAAGGCCATATTGTCGTACACGGTCATGTGCGGATAGAGCGCATAACTTTGGAAGACCATGGCGATGCCGCGCAATGAGGGCGGTACTTCATTTACGCGCTTGCCATCAATTTGCAGCTCGCCATCAGTGATGGATTCCAGCCCGGCAATCATGCGCAATAACGTTGATTTACCACACCCTGAAGGGCCAACAAACACAATAAATTCGCCTTTCTCGATCTCCAGATCGACGCCGTGCATTACTTCGACTTTACCGTAAGATTTCTTGATATTGGTGAGTTTCAATCCGGCCATCTTACAGTTCCTTAGCGTCGGTGTTAGTGGATAAATGCAGGTGTGGAATGCGCACAATCGAAGCACTCCAGGCAGGTAGCGCCAGTGATTGATCGCTGAGTGTGCTATTAAACAGCCCATGCTCAGCAATGTTTTCAGCACCCACGGGTAGCTCTACTGTCACCGCCTGGTCGCTAATATTAAAAGCGCAAAGCAGGCTTTCATTATCATCGTGACGTACAAATTGCAGTAGCTGATCAGTCGCCTTTAGCTCACTTAACGCACCTTTTGCGAGTACAGAATGTCTACGGCGCATGGCTAGAGCAGATTGGTAGAAATGAAGCATTGAGTGCTCTGCTTCTTGCTGTGTATCCACACTTAAAAAGCGGTGTGGTTCGGCCAGTGGCAGCCACGGTTGATGGCCACTAAATCCGGCATTCAGCGCTTCATGCTCCCAAGGCATTGGCGTGCGGCAACCATCGCGGCCTTTGAATTTTGGCCAGAAGGTGATGCCATACGGGTCTTGTAAATCCTCAAACGCCACATCGGCTTCTGGTAAACCCAGCTCTTCACCTTGGTACAAACACACCGAGCCACGCAGGCATAAAATCAGCGTCGTCATCAGGCATAGGTAATCATGTTGTTGTGGGTGATGCTCAGCCCAACGCGTCGCATGGCGAACTACATCATGATTGGAAAAAGCCCAGCATGACCAACTCTCCGGCGCTTCAGTCATAAAGCTGCGTAATACCGCTTCGATGCGTGGCGCATCGGGCGCATCACCAGATAAAAACTCAAAGGAGTAACACATTTGCACACGCTTATCGCCAGCGGTGTAGTCCGCCAGTATTTGCATGCCGTATTGCGCATCGCCCACTTCACCGACGGCAGCAGCTGCAGGGTATTCATCCATCACGCCGCGCAAGCGCTCCAGAAATTCAATGTTCTCTGGTTGGTTTTTGTCGTAGAGGTGGTTCTGGAAATTATAAGGATTCACCGAGGGCGCAATGCTGCTATTGCGTTGGCTATCGGGTAGGGCAGGATTATCCCGCAATAATTTATCGCAGAAGTAGAAGTTAATAGTATCCAGACGGAAGCCATCGACGCCACGGGCTAACCAGAAGTCCGCCACATCCAATAAAGCATCCTGCACCTTAGGGTTATGGAAGTTGAGGTCGGGCTGCGAGGTTAAAAAGTTGTGCATATAGTACTGGCAACGAGTGGTATCCCAAGTCCAGGCTGGGCCACCAAAAATGGAGAGCCAGTTATTGGGTGCGGTGCCGTCTGGCTTGGCGTCTGCCCACACATACCAGTCATGGTATTCATTATCCCGACTGCTGCGACTTTCTTTAAACCACTCGTGTTGATCAGCCGTGTGCGAGAGCACTAAGTCAATCATGATTTTCAGGCCGAGGTGATGCGCCGTTTTAATCAGCTCATCAAAGTCATGCAGATTACCGAAGATTGGGTCGACGTCTTTATAGTCAGAGACATCGTAGCCAAAGTCTTTCATTGGCGACTTAAAGAATGGCGAGATCCAAACGGCATCTACACCCAATCCTGCAATATAAGGCAGGCGCTGGGTAATGCCTTTTAAGTCGCCAATCCCATCGCCATTAGCGTCTTGATAAGAGCGAGGGTAGATCTGATAGATTACGGCGCCACGCCACCAGTCTTTATCAACGTCTGGAACAACTGAAATATTTGAATTCAAGGTCTAGCCTCCTTTAACCGAGCCAGCGAGTAGTCCACGGACCAAGTAACGCTGCAAGCTGAAAAATACTAATAAGGGAACAGTGATGGTGATGAATGCGGAAGCGGTCAGGATTTCCCAGTTACCACCCCGCGAGCCGAGCATTTCACGCAAGCGGCCGGTTAGTACTAATTCATCCTCGCCATTGCCTAAGAACACCATCGCAATCAACAGGTCATTCCATACCCAAAGGAACTGGAAAATGGCGAATGACGCCAGCGCCGGAAATGATAATGGCAGTACTATTTTTCTGAAAATGGTGAAGTGATTCGCGCCATCAACACGCGCTGATTCCATAATTTCACGGGGCAAGCCAGCGATATAATTACGCAGTAAATAGATGGCAAGTGGTAAGCCAAAGCCGGTATGCGCCAACCATATCCCGAGATAGCCTTTTGCACCCACGCCAAAGAATGCACCAACGCCGTTGTACATTTGGAGTAGGGGGATGAGCGACATTTGCAGCGGTACAACCAGTAAGCCAACCACGGTTGCGATCAGGATTGCACGTCCGGGGAATTGCATCCAAGCCAATGCATAGGCAGCAAAGGCGGCGATCAATATCGGAATCACGGTGGCGGGAATGGTAACCGTCAACGAGTTGATAAAGGATTGTCCGATGCCTTCAGAACTGAGTACTTCGCGGTAATTATCCAGCGTAAAGCGTGGAGGAATATCGGCGGTATAGAATACCCGCTTACCCCGCGAACCGGTCCAAGGCTCGGGCGAGCTGAACTCGTATTGGCCATCGGCTTGCACGGTGAGTTGCTGACCTTTGCGCATTTCTGCGGTCACGCCTGGGGGAAATTCAGCGGGGTTTTGTGACTGCCAACCAAAAGCAGAGACCACACCAGTACCTTCCTCGAATACATTGCCCGATAAAATATAGCGGCCATCGCGCTCGATTTGTTTATCAGGGTCTAGCGAGCGACCGACTAAATTTTGCTGCGAAGTCGCTAGTGACGTCCACCAGCCAGAGACTGCCAGTTGGTCTTTATCACGCAGAGATGAGATAAATAATCCGGCGGTAGGAAGGGTCCACATAATCACCAGAATCAATACGCTGAGGTGTAAAAAAACAGTGACAGCGGCACGGTTTTTCGTTGCTTGTAACATCTTATCGTGCTCCTGAATCCTGATTAGCCTGACGAATATTCCAGATCATAATCGGAACCACCAATATCATAATAACCACCGCAATCGCGGCACCTCGCCCGAAGTCACCGCCACCGCGGAACATCCAATCGAACATGAGGTTCGCGAGTACTTGTGTGCTCCACTGGCCATTAGTCATAGCGAGTACGATGTCGAATACCTTAAGCACTAGGATAGTGATGGTGGTCCAAACCACGGCAATCGTGCCCCAGATTTGCGGGATCATAATTTTAAAGAAAATCTGAAAACCATTTGCGCCATCAATCACCGCAGCTTCAACCGTTTCCTCTGGAATGCCTCGCAATGCGGCCGATAAAATCACCATGGCAAAGCCGGTTTGTACCCAGACCAAAATGATCATCAGGAAGATATTGTTCCAAAATGGCACGGTAATCCATGCTTGGGCATCGCCACCAAAATACTGAACGACGGCATTTAACAGACCAATTTGCTCAGCACCTTCGCCACGATAATCGTAGATAAACTTCCAGATAATGGAGGCACCGATAAAGGAGATGGCCATCGGCATAAAGATTAGGCTTTTGGCGATATTACCCCACCAAACCCGGTCGGTCAGGGCGGCAATAATCAGGCCAAAAAAGGTGGAGAGCGCCGGTACCACGATCAGCCATAACATATTGTTTTTGAATGACTGACGGAATTCTTCATCATCAAACAGCCACAAGTAATTGGCGAGCCCGACGAACTCCTCACTGCTGCGCCCATAGAGCGACAGTCGCAGCGATTCAAACACCGGATACACCAAGTAGATCCCGAGTGCCAGCAAAGCCGGCCCCATGAATAACCACGGGCGTATCATTGCAATGCGGCGTAAATTGCGCGAGGCAACATCAGGAGATTTCCCCTCAATGCTGTAAATGCGGTCCAATAACACATTGGAGCCGACAAAATATAAAACACAGCCAGCAATGCCAAGCAGCATGACTAGTAGGGCGGATAGGATTTGTTCCATAACTTTCAACGACTAGAAGGTTAGGTAGCGGATAAGCCAGACTCGAAAGTGGAGTCTGGCTTAGGTCAGAACGTGCGGGGCTTTACTTTTTCAGGTCATCCCAAGTCTTTTGGATGGCTGCGCCGACTTCGGCAGAAGATTTGCCGCCGGCATAATCAACCATGCCAGTCCAGAACGCACCGGCACCGATTTTGCCCGGCATCAGAT harbors:
- a CDS encoding ABC transporter ATP-binding protein codes for the protein MAGLKLTNIKKSYGKVEVMHGVDLEIEKGEFIVFVGPSGCGKSTLLRMIAGLESITDGELQIDGKRVNEVPPSLRGIAMVFQSYALYPHMTVYDNMAFSLRITKASKAEIDKRVRDSAEMLQLTEYLNRLPKALSGGQRQRVAIGRAIVRNPKVFLFDEPLSNLDAALRVKTRLEIANLKESMPETTMIYVTHDQVEAMTLADRIVVLSRGIIEQVGSPLELYTRPANLFVAQFIGSPAMNILPATVTATGESSEIELVDKHRIKLPIAVDAAQQAKPVHFGVRPEDLTLCDAEDSILKGKVSFIESLGEVTMLYVNIADHEEPIVAKLPGIIELKRGDKVAFTAKADKLHLFDVAGLSLVHG
- a CDS encoding alpha-amylase family glycosyl hydrolase, whose translation is MNSNISVVPDVDKDWWRGAVIYQIYPRSYQDANGDGIGDLKGITQRLPYIAGLGVDAVWISPFFKSPMKDFGYDVSDYKDVDPIFGNLHDFDELIKTAHHLGLKIMIDLVLSHTADQHEWFKESRSSRDNEYHDWYVWADAKPDGTAPNNWLSIFGGPAWTWDTTRCQYYMHNFLTSQPDLNFHNPKVQDALLDVADFWLARGVDGFRLDTINFYFCDKLLRDNPALPDSQRNSSIAPSVNPYNFQNHLYDKNQPENIEFLERLRGVMDEYPAAAAVGEVGDAQYGMQILADYTAGDKRVQMCYSFEFLSGDAPDAPRIEAVLRSFMTEAPESWSCWAFSNHDVVRHATRWAEHHPQQHDYLCLMTTLILCLRGSVCLYQGEELGLPEADVAFEDLQDPYGITFWPKFKGRDGCRTPMPWEHEALNAGFSGHQPWLPLAEPHRFLSVDTQQEAEHSMLHFYQSALAMRRRHSVLAKGALSELKATDQLLQFVRHDDNESLLCAFNISDQAVTVELPVGAENIAEHGLFNSTLSDQSLALPAWSASIVRIPHLHLSTNTDAKEL
- a CDS encoding carbohydrate ABC transporter permease gives rise to the protein MLQATKNRAAVTVFLHLSVLILVIMWTLPTAGLFISSLRDKDQLAVSGWWTSLATSQQNLVGRSLDPDKQIERDGRYILSGNVFEEGTGVVSAFGWQSQNPAEFPPGVTAEMRKGQQLTVQADGQYEFSSPEPWTGSRGKRVFYTADIPPRFTLDNYREVLSSEGIGQSFINSLTVTIPATVIPILIAAFAAYALAWMQFPGRAILIATVVGLLVVPLQMSLIPLLQMYNGVGAFFGVGAKGYLGIWLAHTGFGLPLAIYLLRNYIAGLPREIMESARVDGANHFTIFRKIVLPLSFPALASFAIFQFLWVWNDLLIAMVFLGNGEDELVLTGRLREMLGSRGGNWEILTASAFITITVPLLVFFSLQRYLVRGLLAGSVKGG
- a CDS encoding carbohydrate ABC transporter permease: MEQILSALLVMLLGIAGCVLYFVGSNVLLDRIYSIEGKSPDVASRNLRRIAMIRPWLFMGPALLALGIYLVYPVFESLRLSLYGRSSEEFVGLANYLWLFDDEEFRQSFKNNMLWLIVVPALSTFFGLIIAALTDRVWWGNIAKSLIFMPMAISFIGASIIWKFIYDYRGEGAEQIGLLNAVVQYFGGDAQAWITVPFWNNIFLMIILVWVQTGFAMVILSAALRGIPEETVEAAVIDGANGFQIFFKIMIPQIWGTIAVVWTTITILVLKVFDIVLAMTNGQWSTQVLANLMFDWMFRGGGDFGRGAAIAVVIMILVVPIMIWNIRQANQDSGAR